One stretch of Orcinus orca chromosome 15, mOrcOrc1.1, whole genome shotgun sequence DNA includes these proteins:
- the LOC105747920 gene encoding serpin B10, whose amino-acid sequence MDSLAKSVNQFALELSKKLAESAEGKNIFFSPWGISTSLAMVYLGTKGTTAAQMSQVLQFSRDQDSKSCPDSFEKKRKMEFDVGKAEEICSNFQTLISEINNPSNACILKTANRIYGEKTYPFHNKYLQDMKTYFGSEPQSVNFMEASDQIRKEINSWVESQTEGKILNLLPDNAVDSATRMVLVNALYFKRIWEHQFLVQNTTEKPFRINKTTSKPVQMMSMKEKLQVFYIEKPQAIGLQLFYENRDLSLLVLLPEDISGLDQLEKAITYEKLSEWTSADMMEVCDVQLHLPKFKLEETYDLKSTLSSMGMSDAFSQSKADFSGMSMERNLFLSNVFHKSFVEINEQGTEAAAGTGSEVSFRIKLPSVEFNADHPFLFFIRHNKTNSILFYGRFCSP is encoded by the exons ATGGACTCTCTAGCAAAATCCGTCAACCAATTTGCTCTGGAGCTTAGCAAGAAGCTAGCTGAATCTGCCGAgggtaaaaatatctttttttctccctggggCATCTCAACCTCCTTGGCCATGGTGTATTTGGGCACCAAAGGCACCACGGCAGCCCAAATGTCCCAG GTTCTTCAGTTTAGCAGAGACCAGGACAGCAAATCTTGTCCTGacagttttgaaaagaaaaggaaaatg GAATTCGATGTAGGCAAGGCTGAAGAAATATGCTCTAATTTCCAGACACTTATCTCAGAAATCAACAATCCCAGCAATGCTTGCATACTTAAAACAGCCAACAGGATCTATGGGGAGAAAACGTATCCATTTCACAAT aaatatttacaaGACATGAAAACATACTTTGGCTCAGAGCCACAGTCTGTGAACTTTATGGAAGCTTCTGACCAAATCAGAAAGGAGATCAACTCTTGGGTTGAAAGCCAGACTGAAG GAAAAATCCTGAATCTCCTACCTGATAATGCTGTGGATTCTGCAACCAGAATGGTTCTGGTAAATGCCCTTTACTTTAAAAGAATTTGGGAACATCAATTCTTGGTCCAAAATACCACAGAAAAGCCTTTCAGAATAAACAAG ACTACAAGCAAACCAGTGCAAATGATgtccatgaaagaaaaacttcAAGTATTTTACATAGAAAAGCCACAAGCCATAGGCCTTCAACTCTTCTATGAGAACCGTGACCTCAGCCTACTCGTACTACTGCCGGAAGACATCAGTGGGCTGGATCAG CTGGAAAAAGCCATCACCTATGAGAAGTTGAGTGAGTGGACTAGCGCTGACATGATGGAGGTGTGTGACGTGCAGCTGCATCTTCCCAAGTTCAAGCTGGAAGAGACTTATGATCTCAAGTCAACCCTGAGCAGTATGGGGATGAGCGATGCCTTTAGCCAGAGCAAAGCAGATTTCTCAGGAATGTCTATGGAGAGAAACCTATTTCTGTCCAATGTTTTCCATAAGTCttttgtggaaataaatgaacaaggtACAGAGGCCGCAGCTGGTACTGGGAGTGAGGTGAGTTTTCGAATTAAACTCCCCTCCGTTGAATTCAATGCAGACCACCCATTCCTCTTCTTCATCAGGCACAACAAAACCAATAGCATTCTATTTTATGGGAGATTCTGCTCCCCTTAA